The following are encoded in a window of Castanea sativa cultivar Marrone di Chiusa Pesio chromosome 9, ASM4071231v1 genomic DNA:
- the LOC142610378 gene encoding cytochrome P450 81E8-like, with translation MVAIFLYLSLTLLIFLVAIKLIVKTRTTRPKHLPPSPPSLPIIGHLHIIKKPLHRTFRALSQKYGQIFSLKFGSQLVIIVSSPSAVEECFTKNDIVLANRPPLLLGKHLHYNNTTLIQSPYGDHWRNLRRISTLEIFSNYRLNKFLGIRKDEIKHLLRRLSRNSCHGFAKVELQSMLLEMTFNSIMRMVAGKRYYRYGEDVKDEEEARQFRRIIKETTGFGGASNPAEFVPILRWMDYGGLEKKLKSLSKRTDEFLQALIDEQRRKEEEGNTMIDHMLSLQKSQPDYYTDQIIKGLILVLLFAGTDTSAVTLEWAMTNLLNHPNILKKARDEIDSQIGEEKLIEESDVSKLHYLQSIISETLRLYPAAPLLVPHMSSVDCTIGGYDVPSGTMLLVNAWAIHRDPKVWDDATSFKPERFENGEVEGHKLMPFGIGRRTCPGAGLAQRTVSLTLGLLIQSFEWERVTIEEVDINEGSGITMPKAMPLEAMCKARPIMHKLLFKSTDDV, from the exons atggtAGCTATCTTCCTATATTTGTCTCTCACTCTTCTCATATTTCTTGTTGCTATCAAGCTCATCGTCAAAACAAGAACTACTCGACCAAAACACCTCCCACCTAGCCCACCTTCTCTTCCAATTATTGGCCATCTCCATATCATTAAAAAACCACTCCACCGTACTTTTCGTGCCCTCTCACAAAAATATGGTCAAATATTCTCACTCAAATTTGGTTCACAACTTGTGATCATTGTGTCATCTCCATCAGCAGTTGAAGAATGCTTTACAAAGAATGACATAGTATTAGCCAATCGTCCTCCCCTCCTATTAGGCAAGCACCTTCACTACAACAACACTACCTTAATACAATCCCCATATGGCGATCACTGGCGCAACCTCCGCCGCATTAGTACCCTTGAAATCTTCTCAAACTATCGCCTCAACAAGTTCTTAGGCATCCGAAAGGACGAGATCAAGCACTTGCTACGAAGGTTGTCACGCAATTCTTGCCACGGTTTTGCCAAGGTGGAGCTACAATCAATGCTTTTGGAGATGACATTTAACAGCATAATGAGAATGGTGGCAGGGAAACGGTACTACAGGTACGGTGAGGACGTGAAGGACGAGGAAGAAGCGAGACAGTTTAGGCGGATAATTAAAGAGACAACAGGGTTTGGAGGGGCATCAAATCCAGCAGAGTTTGTACCCATTTTGCGGTGGATGGATTATGGAGGTTTGgagaagaagttgaagagtctCTCCAAGAGGACGGATGAGTTCTTGCAAGCACTTATTGATGAGCAAAGGCGTAAGGAGGAAGAGGGTAACACTATGATTGACCATATGCTTTCTTTACAAAAATCACAGCCAGACTACTACACAGACCAAATCATCAAGGGGCTTATATTG GTATTGTTATTTGCTGGGACTGATACATCAGCAGTCACATTAGAGTGGGCAATGACTAATCTATTGAATCATCCTAATATATTGAAGAAGGCTAGAGATGAGATAGATAGTCAAATTGGAGAAGAGAAATTGATTGAGGAATCAGATGTTTCCAAATTACACTACCTTCAAAGTATTATCTCAGAAACCCTTCGATTGTATCCAGCAGCACCATTGTTAGTACCCCATATGTCCTCCGTTGATTGTACCATTGGAGGATATGATGTACCGAGTGGCACAATGTTATTGGTCAATGCATGGGCCATACATAGAGATCCTAAAGTGTGGGATGATGCAACTAGTTTTAAGCCTGAGAGGTTTGAAAATGGTGAGGTTGAAGGACATAAGCTAATGCCATTTGGGATTGGGAGGAGGACTTGTCCTGGGGCGGGCCTCGCCCAACGTACAGTGAGCCTGACTTTGGGTTTGTTGATTCAAAGCTTTGAGTGGGAAAGGGTTACTATAGAAGAAGTTGACATAAATGAAGGTAGTGGGATCACTATGCCTAAAGCCATGCCATTGGAGGCCATGTGCAAAGCACGCCCAATCATGCATAAACTTCTTTTTAAGTCGACGGATGATGTTTGA